Proteins encoded within one genomic window of Flavobacteriales bacterium:
- a CDS encoding OmpA family protein: MKTIYTSIFSLFFFAALSLKAQNVEFKSANFKDKKEEFKAAVDNIDKGDDFLKKGNELVLNTQDPGDNFLMAIFHYSKAQAFNPNNAELNFKLGMAYFYTNMKYKSKDHILKAVQLDPEVDKRKDFFLGVVNLMEMKFDDATKYFKSFEDSRKAEDYIKFIAKYLEECKSGKVLVAKPERVWVDNIAELNSEYDDYSPSITMDGSTIIFTSRRPNGHTALPHGGYDSDIYTAEFSGGKWSAPKSIGSQINTDKDETSSMLAYNGTKLLLFRNENGNFDIMESELRGAAWSAAVSFARAINTVANQTFSSYDFDDVKLYYLSDKEGGISNSGTDIYFSGVMDRAKRIYGNGMSVGSVINTRFNEGPLYMHPDGETMYFASQGHNSMGGYDIFVSYKKQGQWTAPINMGYPINTPYDDFICAMAANGKHMYMASNRPGGKGGLDLYKVTFWGPEKKLIVDNQDYLLSSVASPIQDNVIEASVQVQKKSLTVFKGRTIDAITKKPVEADIDIVDNGTGQVISTFKTNSATGKFLLSLNSGKNYGIAVKANGYLFHSENFDIPLYTDYNLVDKEIELKNIAVGSKIALRNIFFATGLATLTKESNAELDRLVKLLKDVPKLKIEISGHTDNVGSESMNQKLSEDRAKSVVDYLVSKGIDKGRLTAKGYGSTRPVATNNSAEGRQQNRRTEFEILAN; the protein is encoded by the coding sequence ATGAAAACTATCTATACATCCATTTTCAGTCTGTTCTTTTTTGCAGCCCTTTCCTTAAAGGCGCAAAACGTAGAATTTAAAAGTGCAAACTTCAAGGATAAAAAAGAAGAATTTAAAGCTGCCGTCGATAACATCGATAAGGGAGATGATTTTTTGAAAAAAGGAAATGAACTTGTGCTGAACACCCAGGATCCGGGTGATAATTTTTTAATGGCTATTTTCCATTATTCAAAAGCACAAGCCTTTAATCCGAACAATGCGGAACTCAATTTTAAATTGGGTATGGCTTATTTCTACACCAATATGAAATATAAAAGCAAGGACCACATCCTGAAGGCCGTTCAACTGGATCCGGAAGTGGATAAGCGCAAAGATTTCTTTTTAGGTGTGGTGAATCTGATGGAAATGAAATTTGATGATGCCACAAAATATTTCAAATCATTTGAAGATAGCCGCAAAGCGGAGGATTACATCAAGTTCATTGCAAAATACCTCGAAGAATGCAAAAGCGGAAAAGTACTGGTAGCAAAACCGGAACGTGTTTGGGTGGATAACATCGCGGAATTAAATTCCGAGTACGATGACTATTCGCCTTCGATTACCATGGACGGATCTACCATCATTTTCACTTCCAGAAGACCGAATGGTCACACCGCCTTACCTCATGGCGGATACGATTCCGACATTTATACAGCAGAATTCTCCGGAGGAAAATGGTCAGCTCCGAAATCCATCGGATCGCAAATCAACACGGATAAAGATGAAACATCGAGTATGTTGGCGTATAATGGAACTAAATTACTGCTGTTCCGCAACGAAAACGGCAATTTCGATATCATGGAATCCGAATTAAGAGGAGCTGCATGGTCGGCCGCCGTTTCATTTGCACGCGCCATCAATACCGTTGCCAATCAAACCTTTTCTTCGTACGATTTCGATGATGTAAAACTGTATTACCTCTCCGATAAAGAAGGTGGTATTTCAAATTCCGGTACAGATATTTATTTCTCCGGAGTAATGGATCGTGCTAAACGTATTTACGGAAATGGTATGAGCGTTGGATCGGTGATTAATACCCGTTTTAATGAGGGACCACTCTACATGCACCCCGATGGTGAAACGATGTACTTCGCTTCGCAGGGACATAACTCCATGGGTGGATACGATATTTTTGTGTCGTATAAAAAACAAGGACAATGGACCGCTCCCATCAATATGGGTTACCCAATCAATACTCCTTACGATGATTTTATCTGTGCAATGGCAGCCAATGGAAAACACATGTACATGGCTTCCAATCGCCCGGGCGGAAAAGGAGGATTGGATCTGTACAAGGTTACCTTCTGGGGACCCGAAAAGAAGTTGATTGTGGATAATCAGGATTATCTGTTATCATCAGTGGCTAGTCCGATTCAGGATAACGTTATTGAAGCTTCTGTTCAGGTACAAAAGAAAAGCTTAACCGTATTTAAAGGAAGAACCATCGATGCCATCACCAAAAAACCGGTGGAAGCAGATATCGATATCGTTGATAACGGTACAGGTCAGGTAATCTCCACCTTTAAAACCAACAGCGCAACCGGTAAATTCCTGTTATCACTGAACAGTGGTAAAAACTATGGTATTGCAGTTAAAGCCAACGGATACCTGTTCCATTCAGAAAATTTCGATATTCCATTGTATACCGATTACAATCTAGTGGATAAAGAAATTGAACTGAAAAACATTGCAGTAGGAAGTAAGATTGCATTACGCAATATCTTCTTTGCAACGGGACTCGCTACGCTAACGAAAGAATCGAATGCTGAGCTCGATCGTTTGGTGAAATTGTTGAAGGATGTTCCCAAACTGAAAATTGAAATTTCGGGTCACACCGATAACGTAGGTTCAGAAAGCATGAACCAAAAATTATCTGAAGACCGTGCTAAATCCGTTGTCGATTACCTGGTTTCTAAAGGAATCGATAAAGGAAGACTCACTGCCAAGGGTTACGGATCTACACGACCTGTAGCCACCAACAATTCGGCAGAAGGTCGACAGCAAAATCGAAGAACCGAATTCGAGATACTTGCAAACTAA
- a CDS encoding SDR family oxidoreductase: MKTILVTGATSGFGKAIAEKFAAEKWNIIITGRRQDRLQSLKSELISNYGIEVLDLCFDVRDLNQVEKNLGALPEKFAKVDVLVNNAGLALGLNTIDEGNISDWEQMIDTNIKGLLYVTRVISPGMKERKSGHIINIGSTAGKEAYKNGNVYCATKHAVEAITKGSRIDLLPFNIKVTSVCPGMAETEFSEVRFKGDATRAHSVYEGFEPLHPEDIAEVVYFAATRPAHVCLNDIILTPTAQANSFYVERNNS; the protein is encoded by the coding sequence ATGAAAACAATTTTAGTTACCGGCGCTACTTCCGGATTCGGTAAAGCCATTGCAGAGAAATTTGCTGCTGAAAAATGGAACATCATCATCACCGGTCGTCGCCAGGATCGTCTTCAGTCGCTGAAATCGGAATTAATTTCGAACTATGGCATAGAGGTTCTGGATCTCTGTTTCGATGTGCGCGATTTGAATCAGGTGGAAAAAAATCTGGGAGCACTGCCCGAAAAATTTGCAAAGGTGGATGTGCTGGTGAATAATGCGGGACTCGCACTCGGTTTAAATACCATCGATGAAGGAAATATTTCCGATTGGGAACAAATGATCGATACCAATATCAAAGGTCTTTTATATGTAACCCGCGTTATTTCTCCGGGCATGAAGGAGAGAAAATCCGGACACATCATCAATATTGGCTCTACAGCAGGTAAAGAAGCCTACAAGAATGGAAATGTATATTGCGCTACCAAACATGCCGTAGAAGCGATTACAAAGGGTTCCAGGATCGATTTGTTGCCGTTTAATATTAAGGTGACCAGTGTTTGTCCGGGTATGGCGGAAACTGAATTTTCTGAAGTGCGTTTTAAAGGCGATGCAACGCGTGCGCATTCCGTGTACGAGGGATTTGAACCTTTGCATCCGGAAGACATTGCAGAGGTGGTCTATTTTGCAGCAACGCGTCCGGCCCATGTTTGTTTAAACGATATCATTCTTACCCCCACAGCACAAGCCAATTCTTTTTACGTGGAACGCAATAATTCATAA